In Syntrophotaleaceae bacterium, a genomic segment contains:
- a CDS encoding PEP-CTERM sorting domain-containing protein (PEP-CTERM proteins occur, often in large numbers, in the proteomes of bacteria that also encode an exosortase, a predicted intramembrane cysteine proteinase. The presence of a PEP-CTERM domain at a protein's C-terminus predicts cleavage within the sorting domain, followed by covalent anchoring to some some component of the (usually Gram-negative) cell surface. Many PEP-CTERM proteins exhibit an unusual sequence composition that includes large numbers of potential glycosylation sites. Expression of one such protein has been shown restore the ability of a bacterium to form floc, a type of biofilm.), which produces MKKFAFVVLALLFIAGSAWATPIYQGNPYAPLGTGNSAFPDFNDPNFKGAGYYIWANNAARTSWSVRWTGREIDGSYGRYDWRGYVAYSVDGIDSLDMVLWEGNDGSASIMFSDMITFGQAKAGPHWDGFDFTVSGQGGDYLTFMLGSTLFDLSNLDRGIYLGADYEFVLDNVDSVADFAGSNGRQRQFEAAAPVPEPGTLLLLGAGLTGLGYIRCRKKA; this is translated from the coding sequence ATGAAAAAGTTTGCTTTCGTTGTCTTGGCCTTGTTGTTTATAGCAGGAAGTGCATGGGCGACGCCCATTTATCAGGGAAATCCTTATGCACCCCTTGGTACCGGAAATTCGGCTTTCCCTGATTTTAATGACCCCAACTTCAAGGGGGCGGGCTACTATATCTGGGCGAATAATGCTGCGCGCACCAGTTGGTCTGTGCGGTGGACCGGAAGGGAGATCGACGGCAGCTACGGTCGTTATGACTGGAGGGGATATGTCGCCTACTCTGTGGATGGCATTGATTCTCTCGATATGGTCCTTTGGGAAGGTAATGATGGCAGTGCATCCATTATGTTTTCAGACATGATTACCTTTGGCCAAGCTAAAGCGGGGCCGCATTGGGACGGTTTTGATTTTACGGTTTCGGGACAAGGCGGCGATTACCTGACCTTTATGTTGGGGAGCACCCTGTTCGACCTTTCCAATTTGGACAGGGGAATTTATTTGGGCGCAGACTACGAATTTGTCCTCGATAATGTCGATAGCGTGGCTGACTTCGCTGGTTCCAATGGCAGGCAGCGTCAGTTTGAAGCTGCCGCTCCCGTTCCCGAACCGGGCACCCTGTTGCTGCTCGGAGCTGGTTTGACCGGTTTGGGCTATATCCGGTGCCGCAAAAAAGCATGA
- a CDS encoding reverse transcriptase domain-containing protein, translating into MLGIPAVRDRVVQQALLNILQPLFDPEFHPSSYGYRPGRSPHQAIAKASLFIRRYEFKWVADMDLSRCFDTLDHDLILRSFRRKIADGSILGLLRMFLQSGVMTMEGWQASEEGSPKAGSSAPSSPTSTSMLSTSS; encoded by the coding sequence TTGCTCGGCATTCCCGCGGTTCGCGACCGGGTTGTCCAGCAAGCCTTGCTGAACATTCTGCAGCCGCTATTCGATCCGGAATTTCATCCATCGAGCTACGGCTATCGGCCCGGGCGAAGCCCACACCAGGCGATCGCCAAGGCCAGCCTGTTCATCCGGCGGTATGAGTTCAAGTGGGTGGCGGACATGGACCTTTCGCGGTGCTTTGACACCCTGGACCATGATCTCATCCTTCGGAGCTTTCGCCGGAAGATCGCCGATGGCAGTATTCTGGGGCTGCTGCGGATGTTTCTGCAAAGTGGGGTGATGACCATGGAAGGGTGGCAGGCGAGCGAAGAAGGCAGTCCCAAGGCGGGGTCATCAGCCCCTTCATCGCCAACGTCTACCTCGATGCTTTCGACCAGTTCATGA
- a CDS encoding group II intron maturase-specific domain-containing protein yields MREFKDKVKKITQRNSPVNLAKVIADLNPVIRGFANYFRVANCRKEFGALMQWIRRRLRAKQLRQWKKPQRLHRRLRQLGYQGEFKAIKMNSWCNAASNLANYAIPNSYLRELGLFEMASVQTGYLPQDY; encoded by the coding sequence GTGCGCGAGTTCAAGGACAAGGTGAAGAAAATCACCCAGCGCAACTCGCCAGTCAACCTGGCCAAGGTCATTGCCGACCTGAATCCGGTGATACGCGGGTTTGCCAACTACTTCCGAGTGGCCAACTGCCGCAAAGAGTTTGGAGCGCTGATGCAGTGGATCAGAAGGCGCCTGCGAGCCAAGCAGTTGAGACAGTGGAAAAAGCCCCAAAGGCTGCACCGCAGATTGAGACAGCTTGGCTATCAGGGGGAGTTCAAGGCAATAAAGATGAACTCTTGGTGCAATGCCGCCAGCAATCTGGCTAACTACGCCATTCCCAACAGCTATTTAAGGGAATTGGGTCTTTTTGAGATGGCTTCGGTACAAACCGGATACCTGCCTCAGGACTACTGA
- a CDS encoding HAMP domain-containing sensor histidine kinase, which yields MCADLAIEPFEKEGILAGARIRMLAYDGSKSSGQPCRLHRSEEMDKLVIMLSHGVRNPLNAIKGAVTYLRSRYHSDPELDEFTGIMTEEIARLERFISGFLATSFHDHSPVLLNINDLLKKIVVYTSLQAQAAGVEITLECASVVPLRFNAFQMEQAILNLLNNAIAVLEPGGWIRLSSGKVRRNERDFIFVEVADNGPGMPQEKIEALYNPQSEPDRSRDRGFGLFITREVVYSCGGFLEVDSKEGSGTRIRLMLPAADSGIGDSDR from the coding sequence TTGTGTGCGGATCTGGCAATTGAACCATTTGAAAAGGAAGGCATCCTTGCCGGAGCCCGTATCCGCATGTTGGCCTATGACGGCAGCAAATCCTCTGGGCAGCCCTGCCGACTGCATCGGTCGGAGGAGATGGACAAACTTGTCATCATGCTTAGCCACGGGGTTCGCAACCCTCTCAATGCCATCAAGGGAGCGGTAACCTACCTTCGCAGCCGGTACCATTCCGATCCGGAACTTGATGAATTCACAGGTATCATGACGGAGGAGATTGCTCGGCTCGAGCGGTTCATCAGTGGTTTTCTCGCTACCTCCTTTCATGACCATTCCCCGGTTCTTCTCAACATTAACGACCTGCTGAAAAAAATTGTTGTCTACACCTCCTTGCAGGCTCAGGCCGCAGGAGTAGAAATTACACTCGAATGCGCCTCTGTTGTACCTCTTCGGTTCAATGCCTTCCAGATGGAACAGGCGATTCTCAATCTTCTTAACAACGCTATTGCTGTTCTTGAACCAGGGGGCTGGATCAGGCTTTCGAGTGGGAAGGTCCGCAGGAATGAACGGGATTTTATTTTCGTGGAGGTGGCCGACAACGGCCCCGGCATGCCCCAGGAAAAGATAGAAGCACTGTATAATCCCCAAAGCGAACCCGATAGGAGTCGGGATCGTGGCTTTGGCCTCTTTATTACCCGAGAAGTTGTCTATTCCTGCGGGGGTTTTCTCGAAGTCGACAGCAAGGAAGGCAGTGGAACCCGCATCCGTCTAATGCTGCCTGCCGCAGATTCAGGCATTGGAGATTCGGACAGATGA